A stretch of Fusarium poae strain DAOMC 252244 chromosome 2, whole genome shotgun sequence DNA encodes these proteins:
- a CDS encoding hypothetical protein (TransMembrane:12 (i124-146o152-173i194-213o219-241i253-275o287-312i360-379o399-418i439-458o464-488i508-525o531-552i)), whose amino-acid sequence MKDLIRDTIFSHILRLLTGGRVFKYPEEEDPSLWKKYVHAEKSANMARHGQTEAPKNDDEQQSRRSQARSSSSDTAVSTGEERTVNEPSGRVVDKEKGKDIHVVDWYGPDDPENPRNWSRIKRFFVTFEICLLTFSVYIGSAIYTAGVQDVMQVFGVSQVAATLGLTLFVAGYGLGPMIWSPLSEIPQIGRNPVYIITLALFVILQVPTALATNFGMLLAFRFITGFIGSPSLATGGASIGDMYSPAKRTYGIAVWGVGAICGPTLGPLVGGFAAEKKGWTWTIWELMWLSGFSLVLFFFFLPETSSANILYRRSRRLRKLTGNDKLVCEAELATQDMSMKDVALMTLVRPFQLSLGEPIVFVLNLYIALIYGLLYIWFESFPIVFGETYGFSLGIQGLAYLGILIAVFVVLPPFVWYQHKYIEPKFNDNGELKPEWRLPPSFVGAFAIPICLFWFGWSSRASIHWIVPIIGTGWFSIGAFLLFNSVLNYLSDAYPEYAASVLAGNDFFRSAFGAGFPLFASAMYKNLGVGWASSTLAFISIAFIPIPFLLFKYGEWIRHKSKYARHDL is encoded by the exons ATGAAGGACTTGATTCGAGACACCATCTTTAGCCATATTCTTCGTCTCTTGACAGGTGGCAGAGTCTTCAAATACCCCGAAGAAGAGGACCCATCGCTATGGAAGAAATACGTCCACGCCGAAAAATCGGCCAACATGGCTAGACATGGTCAAACGGAAGCACCCAAAAACGATGACGAGCAACAAAGTAGGAGATCACAGgcaaggtcttcttcttcagatACCGCCGTGTCTacaggagaagaaagaaccGTTAATGAACCCAGTGGACGTGTGGTTGATAAAGAAAAGGGAAAGGATATTCATGTTGTCGACTGGTATGGCCCCGACGATCCAGAG AACCCCAGGAATTGGTCACGTATCAAGAGATTTTTCGTCACTTTCGAGATCTGTCTCCTCACCTTCTCCGTCTACATTGGTTCAGCCATCTACACTGCCGGCGTTCAAGATGTGATGCAAGTCTTTGGAGTCTCCCAAGTCGCCGCCACCCTCGGCCTCACTCTTTTTGTCGCTGGATACGGTCTTGGCCCTATGATCTGGTCTCCACTATCTGAGATCCCCCAGATTGGCCGTAACCCTGTGTACATCATTACTTTGGCCTTGTTCGTTATTCTTCAAGTCCCCACTGCCCTTGCAACAAACTTTGGCATGCTTCTTGCTTTTCGATTCATCACGGGCTTCATCGGCTCGCCATCGCTTGCAACGGGTGGAGCATCAATTGGTGATATGTATAGTCCAGCCAAAAGAACCTACGGTATTGCTGTCTGGGGTGTCGGAGCCATCTGTGGTCCGACTCTAGGACCTCTCGTTGGGGGTTTTGCAGCCGAAAAGAAAGGATGGACGTGGACTATTTGGGAACTCATGTGGTTGTCAGGCTTCTCTCttgttctcttcttcttcttcctccccgAGACATCCTCTGCAAACATCTTGTACCGCCGAAGTCGACGCCTGCGTAAGCTCACTGGCAACGATAAGCTTGTTTGTGAAGCCGAGTTGGCGACGCAAGACATGTCTATGAAGGACGTTGCACTAATGACACTGGTACGACCGTTCCAACTGAGTCTGGGCGAGCCAATCGTGTTTGTGCTCAACCTTTACATCGCTCTCATCTACGGTTTACTATACATCTGGTTTGAGTCGTTCCCTATCGTTTTTGGTGAGACTTATGGATTCTCTCTGGGTATTCAAGGACTTGCCTATCTTGGTATCTTGATCGCTGTATTCGTTGTTCTACCACCCTTTGTGTGGTATCAGCACAAGTACATTGAGCCAAAGTTCAACGACAATGGTGAGCTCAAGCCTGAGTGGAGATTGCCGCCATCATTTGTTGGTGCCTTTGCGATTCCCATTTGCCTCTTCTGGTTTGGATGGTCGTCGCGTGCAAGCATTCACTGGATTGTGCCTATCATTGGCACAGGTTGGTTCTCCATCGGAGCATTCTTGTTGTTCAACTCTGTCTTGAACTACCTTAGCGATGCGTATCCCGAGTATGCAGCCTCCGTCCTCGCTGGCAATGACTTCTTTCGAAGTGCATTTGGTGCCGGATTT CCACTATTTGCATCGGCTATGTACAAGAACCTTGGCGTTGGTTGGGCTAGTTCTACATTGGCCTTCATCTCCATTGCCTTTATCCCCATTCCGTTCTTGCTGTTCAAGTACGGTGAGTGGATCAGGCATAAGAGTAAGTATGCTCGTCATGATCTGTAG
- a CDS encoding hypothetical protein (TransMembrane:12 (i76-97o117-136i143-162o168-191i203-221o233-253i310-336o348-367i388-409o415-434i446-471o483-505i)): protein MAADDSSKTNPLEDIRPGSQRTLTPSDNGTGTAQERDEEKATEGQDIVQPHDPNAVGWDGPDDPNNPMNWTSKKKWSCIGSLSLMTLLTPLGSSMFAPGVPDIMREFETSNRNVATFVVSVYVLGFAFGPLLAAPLSEIYGRAIIFNISNVLFLVMTIATALSQNMPMLIVFRFLMGFFGSTPITNGSGTISDIFPVQDRGKAMAIWAMGPLLGPCIGPLAGGYMIEAVGWRWVFWLIAILTGVMATICYFGAPETYATILLRRKANKLKKETGNQDLYSVLDTVGVTAKQRFRGAIIRPMKLLITHPPVFILSLYVAMVYGVLYLMFSTFTFVFAMQYGFGTGTVGLAYLPTGIGMLLGTMIFGGLTDVVVKKKIAQNGKTVPEDRLQVWMTLPSGLLIVASLFWYGWSTEQHTHWIVPMIGVALFCFGLMGIMMCLQTYLVDAYISYAASVVAAQTVLRSLAGALLPLAGLSMYDDLGLGWGNSILAFLALVLAPVPVIFYFYGPKIRSKVPNNLE, encoded by the exons ATGGCTGCGGATGATTCTTCAAAGACCAACCCGTTGGAGGATATTCGTCCTGGGAGCCAGCGAACACTTACCCCTTCGGACAATGGGACTGGTACGGCCCAGGAGCGGGATGAGGAGAAGGCTACCGAAGGACAAGACATTGTTCAGCCGCATGATCCCAACGCTGTTGGTTGGGATGGACCTGATGATCCCAACAACCCTATGAATTGGACgtccaagaagaagtggtCTTGTATTGGATCCCTGTCACTCATGACTCTTCTAAC ACCACTC GGATCATCCATGTTCGCCCCCGGTGTCCCTGACATTATGCGCGAGTTCGAAACCTCAAACCGCAACGTTGCCACCTTTGTCGTCTCCGTATACGTCCTCGGCTTCGCCTTCGGTCCTCTTCTCGCCGCACCTCTAAGCGAGATCTATGGTCGtgccatcatcttcaatATATCCAACGTTCTCTTCCTCGTCATGACCATTGCCACAGCCTTGAGTCAGAACATGCCAATGCTCATCGTCTTTCGCTTCCTGATGGGCTTCTTTGGTTCCACGCCCATCACCAACGGTAGCGGCACCATCTCTGATATCTTTCCTGTGCAGGATAGAGGTAAGGCTATGGCTATCTGGGCTATGGGTCCGTTACTTGGACCATGTATTGGACCCCTCGCTGGTGGGTACATGATTGAGGCTGTCGGATGGCGATGGGTGTTTTGGCTGATTGCTATTCTT ACTGGCGTCATGGCCACCATCTGTTACTTTGGTGCACCGGAAACATACGCAACTATCCTCCTCCGCAGAAAGGCAAACAAGCTAAAGAAGGAGACTGGTAACCAAGACTTGTATTCCGTTCTCGACACCGTCGGTGTCACAGCCAAGCAACGCTTCCGCGGCGCCATCATCCGACCCATGAAGCTTCTCATCACTCACCCTCCTGTTTTCATCCTCTCACTCTACGTCGCCATGGTCTACGGTGTGCTGTACCTCATGTTCAGCACCTTTACCTTTGTGTTCGCCATGCAGTATGGTTTTGGTACAGGAACAGTCGGTCTGGCCTATCTCCCCACTGGTATCGGCATGCTTCTCGGAACAATGATATTTGGAGGTTTGACAGATGttgttgtcaagaagaagattgcACAGAACGGAAAGACTGTCCCTGAGGATCGATTGCAGGTCTGGATGACATTGCCTTCGGGTTTACTGATTGTTGCGTCATTGTTTTGGTACGGTTGGTCGACTGAGCAGCACACACATTGGATTGTACCTATGATTGGCGTTGCGTTGTTCTGCTTTGGCCTTATGGGTATCATG ATGTGTTTACAAACATACCTCGTTGACGCATACATCTCGTACGCTGCTTCAGTTGTCGCGGCGCAGACGGTCCTTCGATCTCTTGCTGGCGCTCTCCTCCCTCTGGCTGGTTTGTCCATGTATGAcgatcttggtcttggttgGGGGAACAGTATACTGGCTTTTCTAGCTCTGGTACTTGCACCAGTGCCCGTtatcttttacttttatgGACCCAAAATCCGATCAAAGGTTCCCAATAATCTTGAGTAG
- a CDS encoding hypothetical protein (CAZy:GH105), with product MAVANNLLANLADSWIRNNHETQRAYWYGRAVVFEGYEAAIELTKNQTLVDWYRDQMDLVVADNGTIIKYDMTKHSLDNYRIGMNCLWWYKRTGEEKYKQAADFIRDRLNQHPRTPTGGFWHREPTYPDQMWLDGIFMTDTFYAAWTKEFDAKNTTAWDDIVLQWDKIQEVTIDKETGLPAHGFDESKTAVWADPETGVSPIIWSRAVGWYFWSLIEVLDVFPKSHPGYKRLRTYYKDLASALLRAQGHESHLWELLMDKEYEGVEGNYIESSASAMFTYGWLAGIRRGLLDEETYAKPAKQAYKRLYRDFVTKHKNGTLTWEGTVEVGSLGSDASFEYYTEVPVVPNDTRGHGPYMMAVYEWEVRNK from the exons ATGGCTGTCGCCAACAACCTTTTGGCAAACCTCGCTGACTCTTGGATCCGTAACAACCACGAGACCCAGCGAGCTTACTGGTATGGCCGTGCTGTCGTCTTTGAGGGTTACGAGGCTGCCATTGAGTTGACCAAGAACCAAACCCTGGTCGACTGGTACCGTGACCAGATGGACCTTGTTGTCGCTGACAACGGAACCATCATCAAGTATGACATGACAAAGCACTCGCTCGACAACTACCGCATTGGCATGAACTGTCTCTGGTGGTACAAGCGCACCGGCGAGGAGAAGTACAAGCAGGCTGCCGACTTTATCCGTGACAGGCTCAACCAGCACCCCAGAACTCCCACTGGCGGTTTCTGGCACCGAGAGCCTACTTACCCCGACCAAATGTGGCTCGACGGTATCTTCATGACTGATACCTTTTACGCCGCCTGGACCAAGGAGTTCGACGCCAAGAACACCACTGCCTGGGACGACATTGTTCTCCAGTGGGACAAGATCCAGGAGGTCACCATCGACAAGGAGACTGGTCTTCCCGCTCACGGCTTTGACGAGAGCAAGACTGCTGTCTGGGCTGACCCCGAGACTGGTGTCTCTCCCATTATCTGGAGCCGCGCTGTTGGCTGGTACTTTTGGTCTCTCATCGAGGTCCTTGACGTCTTCCCCAAGTCTCACCCTGGCTACAAGCGTCTCCGAACCTACTACAAGGACCTCGCCTCTGCCCTTCTCCGTGCTCAGGGCCACGAGAGCCACCTCTGGGAGCTCCTGATGGACAAGGAGTACGAGGGAGTTGAGGGTAACTACATTGAGAGTTCTGCTTCTGCCATGTTCACCTACGGTTGGTTGGCTGGTATCCGCCGTGGTCTGCTTGATGAGGAGACCTACGCCAAGCCCGCTAAGCAAGCTTACAAGCGTCTCTACCGTGACTTTGTCACCAAGCACAAGAACGGAACTCTTACCTGGGAGGGTACTGTCGAGGTTGGCTCTCTGGGCAGTGATGCTTCTTTCGAG TACTACACCGAGGTTCCTGTTGTTCCCAACGACACTCGTGGCCACGGACCTTACATGATGGCCGTTTACGAGTGGGAGGTTCGCAACAAATAA
- a CDS encoding hypothetical protein (SECRETED:SignalP(1-21)~TransMembrane:2 (n8-20c25/26o255-274i294-317o)), with protein sequence MRPSHANIGFWLMWFIALLWSYRNGYDDPSSFFYKSRIAFNRRFSATREAQVDEYLEREIYSVKHKQRTEVQVENEFLCIGIPSINRTSSAFLAHTVGSLVDTLTPNERNQIHIVVLLADKDPKKHFAYGKDWLFGLADDVIVYSNDSSAATAGPDLDYKVLAHDIRGMGRSDDRVENIRLDHSVLFEACRERDPTYFALIEDDIIASPDWFTRFKKGVIEVEQHAKEAHHDWMYLRLFYSEILMGWNNEEIFDYLKVVVLGYTGLIGCLLLALRCRRRRHAGSFASKDFAQTIALLLGLWIPACLTLAFVTGRISLHRLFTPSPTVREMPRYGCCAQGLVFPNHHLQALQDFLREPPYQFPGDMIMEDFARDNGLTKWALDPSVMQHVGLVESSDGPRRAEVWNFSFERLRDARN encoded by the coding sequence ATGCGACCTTCTCACGCAAACATTGGCTTCTGGCTGATGTGGTTCATCGCTCTGCTATGGAGCTACCGAAACGGCTACGATGAcccctcctccttcttctacAAGAGCCGCATCGCCTTCAACCGTCGCTTCTCAGCCACCCGCGAAGCCCAAGTCGACGAGTACCTCGAACGCGAAATCTACTCCGTCAAGCACAAGCAGCGCACTGAAGTCCAGGTTGAGAATGAGTTCCTTTGCATCGGAATTCCCAGCATCAATCGCACCTCTTCGGCTTTTCTCGCGCACACGGTCGGAAGCCTGGTCGACACCCTGACCCCGAATGAGCGCAATCAAATACACATTGTGGTCCTACTCGCCGACAAAGATCCTAAGAAGCATTTTGCCTACGGAAAGGATTGGCTGTTTGGGCTTGCCGACGATGTCATCGTCTACTCTAATGACAGCTCTGCTGCAACGGCCGGACCAGACCTCGACTACAAAGTCCTCGCGCATGACATCCGCGGAATGGGGCGCAGCGACGATCGAGTTGAAAACATCCGTCTAGACCACTCCGTCCTCTTCGAAGCCTGTCGAGAACGAGACCCTACCTACTTTGCTCTCATCGAGGACGACATAATAGCCTCACCAGACTGGTTCACACGTTTCAAGAAGGGCGTGATTGAGGTTGAGCAGCACgcgaaggaagcgcatcacgATTGGATGTACCTGCGCTTGTTCTACTCGGAGATCTTGATGGGATGGAACAACGAGGAGATCTTCGACTACCTAAAAGTCGTGGTCCTAGGCTACACAGGCCTTATCGGGTGTCTCCTCCTCGCCCTACGCTGTCGCCGTCGTCGTCACGCTGGATCATTTGCGTCCAAGGACTTTGCGCAAACAATCGCCTTGCTCCTCGGTCTCTGGATCCCTGCCTGTCTTACGCTAGCTTTTGTGACGGGGCGCATCTCGTTGCACCGCCTCTTTACGCCGTCGCCCACGGTGCGCGAGATGCCACGCTACGGGTGTTGCGCGCAGGGTCTCGTGTTTCCAAACCACCATTTGCAGGCTCTACAGGATTTCTTGCGAGAGCCACCGTATCAGTTCCCTGGCGACATGATCATGGAAGATTTTGCTCGCGACAATGGATTGACCAAGTGGGCGCTTGATCCGAGCGTAATGCAGCACGTTGGACTTGTGGAGTCTTCTGATGGACCTAGGAGGGCTGAAGTGTGGAACTTTAGCTTTGAGAGGTTACGAGATGCGCGTAATTGA
- a CDS encoding hypothetical protein (TransMembrane:11 (i42-60o80-100i112-133o209-230i262-287o299-318i338-359o379-398i405-424o473-493i546-565o)): MATEDSSDHRIPGDVEAARKEANDQHALANTDILRDSWSKKALIIAFTGLFATTFITSFLKYATKVYDAYATSAFQRHSALATANVVGTIIGLVTYPIMAKFSNASNQYVEVFGRAEGLTFSILFLVLSQIMYAACQNIETYIAGGIFEAIGDTGYVIMQQVFIADTTSLINRGLWTSLPESIASIPTLYLGSIVADSVLKHSTWRWGYGMWAVILPFCAAPLIITLYILQRKARKAGYRRKGAWDAADSTQRLTKRIVNLLWVDLDVAGAVLLVVGLGLTLIPLSLTGARNSDRWDQGSYIAMLVIGIVVIAAFLVWDTKFAKVPFVPFRMIKERTVVAACVLSMLDFFHYSCFTLFFPSYLQVAGGFSPGHATRIDNALRVAFQIASVLVGILMKYSKRSQIFVFIGVPLCVLGQGLMIHLVNINGGHANEVSFITAKTLVGVGRAFYQTAAQVSIQALVAKEDVPVVTGVYYAAMNFGGAVGTSVGGAIWNNLLPKKLEAYLPDQAKPNALKIYKSIVVAQTSAKGTPVRAAIDQAYRETQRLLAIAATCALAPMLVVMFALKTVNLTKVDEAKIDENKTTDQEVESAVIKEAVQEVKYEAH, from the exons ATGGCTACAGAAGACAGTTCTGATCATCGAATTCCTGGTGATGTTGAAGCTGCTCGGAAAGAGGCAAACGACCAACATGCTCTCGCCAATACAGATATCCTACGGGATTCATGGTCCAAAAAGGCCTTGATCATCGCATTCACAGG TCTATTTGCCACAACGTTCATCACCTCGTTCCTCAAGTATGCTACCAAAGTCTACGATGCGTACGCTACTTCAGCGTTTCAGCGACATTCAGCTCTCGCGACTGCGAATGTAGTAGGAACAATCATTGGGCTGGTTACTTATCCCATTATGGCCAAGTTTTCCAATGCAAGTAACCAATATGTGGAA GTCTTTGGTCGAGCTGAAGGCCTCACGTTTTCCatcttgtttcttgttctttcacaAATAATGTACGCGGCATGCCAGAACATTGAGACTTATATC GCTGGTGGTATCTTCGAAGCTATCGGCGATACAGGTTATGTCATCATGCAACAAGTATTCATCGCAGACACAACAAGTCTGATCAACCGCGGTCTCTGGACTTCTCTACCCGAATCTATAGCCTCGATACCGACACTCTATCTCGGTTCTATAGTCGCTGATAGCGTACTTAAGCACTCAACTTGGAGATGGGGTTATGGAATGTGGGCAGTCATTCTACCATTCTGTGCCGCTCCTTTGATCATCACGCTTTACATACTACAGCGGAAAGCTCGCAAGGCTGGATACAGACGAAAAGGTGCCTGGgatgcggccgatagcaCTCAGAGGTTGACTAAGCGCATTGTTAACCTACTATGGGTTGATCTCGACGTCGCTGGCGCTGTTCTGCTCGTTGTCGGTCTTGGACTCACTCTTATCCCCTTGTCTCTTACCGGTGCCAGAAACAGTGACCGATGGGATCAAGGGAGTTACATCGCCATGCTAGTCATTGGTATTGTTGTTATTGCAGCTTTCTTGGTCTGGGATACAAAGTTTGCAAAAGTTCCCTTTGTCCCGTTTCGAATGATCAAAGAACGTACAGTAGTGGCAGCATGTGTTCTCTCCATGCTTGACTTCTTCCATTACTCATGCTTCACACTCTTCTTCCCGAGTTATCTCCAGGTAGCTGGTGGTTTCAGCCCCGGTCATGCCACTCGCATCGA TAATGCACTTCGTGTGGCATTTCAGATCGCCTCTGTCCTTGTCGGTATCCTCATGAAATACTCCAAGCGCAGTCAAATATTTGTCTTTATTGGAGTTCCCCTTTGTGTTCTGGGTCAAGGCCTGATGATCCACTTGGTGAATATAAACGGCGGCCACGCCAACGAGGTATCGTTTATCACTGCAAAGACTCTAGTTGGAGTCGGTCGTGCGTTTTACCAAACAGCTGCGCAAGTATCCAttcaagctcttgttgctAAAGAAGATGTTCCTGTCGTCACAGGGGTTTATTACGCCGCCATGAATTTTGGCGGTGCCGTCGGTActag CGTCGGAGGTGCTATTTGGAACAACTTGCTTCCCAAGAAGCTCGAAGCCTACCTCCCCGACCAAGCCAAACCAAATGCTTTAAAGATTTACAAATCCATCGTCGTTGCTCAAACGTCCGCAAAAGGGACGCCTGTTAGAGCCGCTATTGATCAAGCATACCGCGAGACGCAAAGGCTTCTTGCCATCGCTGCCACATGTGCCCTTGCACCTATGCTGGTCGTCATGTTTGCTCTCAAAACTGTGAACTTAACCAAGGTTGACGAAGCAAAGATTGATGAGAATAAGACTACAGATCAAGAGGTTGAGTCTGCAGTGATAAAGGAAGCTGTCCAGGAGGTCAAGTATGAAGCTCACTAG